Within the Pseudomonas sp. SL4(2022) genome, the region CAGCACTCAGAGACAACAAATAAGGTGCTCAATCGAGCACCTTATTTGTTTATTGCACAGGCAACTCCAACTGCGCCAAGCGCTCTTCCAGCGCCGCGATGCGCGCCTCCAGAGCTTCCAGACGCTCATCCTGCTGACCGCTCGCCGTCGCGCGCTGCGGCTCACGGGCCCTGACAGCCAACGCGGCCTGCAAATCCGCCGCATCACCCAGTCCGTGCATATAACGATCTTCACGCTGCCCGCTTTGACGCGGCAGTAGGCAAACCAATTCGCGACTGATCAGCCGCTCAAGGTGATGCTGCACCTGCTCGGCATCATCAAAATCATGCATGCGGCTGCTGCGCGTCAGCAGCTCGTTGATAGTCTGCGGGCCACGCAGCAGCAACAGCCCGATCAGCACCACCTGCGCCGCGACCAGCTCCAGCGCCTTGTCGGCGCGATGCTCCCAGCGATCCGCCCGGCTACCCATCACCAGGCGCGCCATTTCATGCCCCTCCAGGCTGCGCAGAGCCTGGCCGACCTGGCCGGCGGTAAGGTTGAGCACCGGTTCACGGCTGGTTTTCTGATTGCAGGCCAGCACCAGGGCATTGAGCGTCAGGGGATAGGCTTCCGGTGTTGTCAGCTGTTTCTCGATCAGGCAACCCAGTACCCGCGCCTCTACAGCGCTCAAGGTTTCAACGGCCACGGCCTGCGCCTCTTCGTTGGACATAACCACCTCATGACTGACAAAGGCACTAACCTAGCCCAGCTGAAGGCTGGTTGATAGGCATGAGCACCATTGGGCAGCTCAGTTTCCGAGCGCAGGAATAAAAGTTGACCATTGTGATAGAGTCGCGCGCTATTTTTCAGCGTGGCCCTGCTTCACCCTCGCGAAAAGCCTCACAACGTGCACTGCAACCACGCCCCCAGCGCCTGGCCACAAGCCACCGCGCCCCACAGGGAGCACAGGCTGCATGCCCTGATCGAGACACCTGTCATGACCGTTGCCCAACACCCACTTCTACAGCTGCTGAATCGCACCAGCCTGGTACTGCAAATCGTCATCGGCCTGTTGGCTGGTATCGCTCTGGCTCTGTTTTTTCCGGCGGCTGCCGCCAGCGCCAGCTTCCTCGGCACCGTATTCGTTTCGGCGCTGAAGGCTGTGGCGCCAGTGCTGGTCTTTGTACTGGTGGCGGCTTCCATCACCAACCATCAGCAGGGCCAGGAAACCCATATCAAACCGATTCTGCTGTTGTACCTGATCGGCACTTTAAGCGCTGCGCTGATCGCCGTGGCGGCCAGCTTCGTCTTTCCCTCGAGCCTGACCCTGACCGACAGCAGCGCTGAACTCTCGCCCCCTGGCGGAATCCTCGAAGTGCTGAAAACCCTGCTGCTGAATGTGGTGGATAACCCGATCAACGCCCTGCTCACAGGCAACTTCATCGGCATCCTGGCCTGGGCCATTGCCCTGGGCTTTGCCTTCCGTCACGCCAGCCCAGGCAGCAAACAGATGCTCGCCGACCTCTCCGACGGCGTGACCAGCATTGTCAAACTGGTGATCCGTCTGGCGCCTTTGGGCGTTTTCGGCCTGGTAGCCGCCACGCTGGCCGAGTCTGGCATGTCCGCACTGCTCGACTACCTGCACCTGCTACTGGTGTTGGTGGGCTGCATGCTGTTTGTGGCCCTGGTGGTCAACCCGCTGATCGTTTTCGCCAAGATTCGTCGCAACCCCTACCCACTGGTGCTGACCTGCCTGCGCGAAAGCGGCTTGACCGCTTTTTTCACCCGCAGCTCGGCCGCCAATATCCCGGTCAACCTGCAGCTGTGCCAGCGCCTGGGCCTGCATGAAGAGACCTACTCGGTGTC harbors:
- a CDS encoding YceH family protein; protein product: MSNEEAQAVAVETLSAVEARVLGCLIEKQLTTPEAYPLTLNALVLACNQKTSREPVLNLTAGQVGQALRSLEGHEMARLVMGSRADRWEHRADKALELVAAQVVLIGLLLLRGPQTINELLTRSSRMHDFDDAEQVQHHLERLISRELVCLLPRQSGQREDRYMHGLGDAADLQAALAVRAREPQRATASGQQDERLEALEARIAALEERLAQLELPVQ
- the sstT gene encoding serine/threonine transporter SstT, with protein sequence MTVAQHPLLQLLNRTSLVLQIVIGLLAGIALALFFPAAAASASFLGTVFVSALKAVAPVLVFVLVAASITNHQQGQETHIKPILLLYLIGTLSAALIAVAASFVFPSSLTLTDSSAELSPPGGILEVLKTLLLNVVDNPINALLTGNFIGILAWAIALGFAFRHASPGSKQMLADLSDGVTSIVKLVIRLAPLGVFGLVAATLAESGMSALLDYLHLLLVLVGCMLFVALVVNPLIVFAKIRRNPYPLVLTCLRESGLTAFFTRSSAANIPVNLQLCQRLGLHEETYSVSIPLGATINMAGAAITISVLTLAAVHTLGIAVDLPTALLLSVLSAICACGASGVAGGSLLLIPLACSLFGIPNEVAMQVVAVGFIIGIVQDSAETALNSSTDVLFTAAACQAAQPRS